In the Kribbella sp. NBC_00482 genome, one interval contains:
- a CDS encoding SDR family oxidoreductase: MEQRLALVTGVSGYIGGRLVPELLAAGFRVRAMARNPRRLRDRPWYGDVEIAEADAGDADQLRTAMEGVDLAYYLIHSLGTGHRFEARDRHNALTFGTAAREAGVRRIVYLGGLYPEGEELSPHLDSRREVGEILLASGVPVAVLRAAVILGSGSASFEMLRHLTDRLPVMVTPRWLSTRIQPIAVRDVLHYLVGSADLPAGVNRGFDIGGPDILTYRGMMQHYAKVARLNQRRIVTLPLLTPSLSSHWVGLVTPVPSSIARPLVDSLIHEVICKEHDIAKYVPDPEPGLIGFDRAVELALKRVQEFDVTTNWASASTPGAPSDPLPSDPDWSGGSLYVDERESVVRASPEQLWKVIEGIGGRNGWYSWRLGWWARGLLDRLFGGPGLRRGRRNPRDLSVGDPLDWWRVEEIEDLKLLRLQAEMRLPGLAWLELIVDQDAAGNTVFRQRALFHPHGLPGHLYWWAIKPFHGVIFGGMQRNIAHTVDTA; encoded by the coding sequence GTGGAGCAGCGTCTGGCGCTCGTCACCGGTGTGAGCGGCTACATCGGCGGTCGTCTGGTGCCGGAGTTGCTCGCGGCCGGTTTCCGTGTGCGTGCGATGGCCCGGAACCCGCGCCGTCTGCGGGACCGGCCCTGGTACGGCGACGTCGAGATCGCCGAGGCGGACGCGGGTGACGCCGACCAGCTGCGGACGGCGATGGAGGGCGTGGACCTCGCGTACTACTTGATCCACTCACTCGGCACCGGCCACCGATTCGAGGCGCGCGACCGGCACAACGCGCTCACCTTCGGGACTGCGGCCCGCGAGGCCGGCGTACGACGCATCGTCTATCTCGGCGGCCTGTACCCCGAGGGCGAAGAACTGTCGCCGCACCTGGACTCCCGCCGCGAGGTGGGCGAGATCCTGCTCGCGTCCGGCGTACCGGTCGCCGTACTGCGGGCCGCCGTGATCCTCGGATCGGGCTCGGCGTCGTTCGAGATGCTCCGCCACCTCACCGATCGGCTCCCGGTGATGGTCACGCCTCGCTGGCTGAGTACGCGGATCCAGCCGATCGCGGTCCGCGACGTACTGCACTACCTGGTCGGAAGCGCCGACCTGCCGGCCGGCGTGAACCGCGGCTTCGACATCGGCGGGCCCGACATCCTCACCTACCGCGGCATGATGCAGCACTACGCGAAGGTTGCCCGGCTCAACCAACGCCGGATCGTCACGCTGCCGTTGCTCACGCCGTCGTTGTCGAGTCACTGGGTCGGCCTGGTCACCCCGGTGCCGAGCAGCATCGCCAGACCGCTGGTGGACAGCCTGATCCACGAAGTGATCTGCAAGGAGCACGACATCGCGAAGTACGTCCCCGATCCCGAGCCCGGCCTGATCGGCTTCGACCGGGCCGTCGAACTCGCACTGAAACGGGTCCAGGAGTTCGACGTCACGACCAATTGGGCCTCCGCATCGACTCCCGGCGCACCCAGCGATCCGCTGCCGAGCGACCCCGACTGGTCCGGCGGCTCGTTGTACGTCGACGAACGCGAGAGCGTCGTACGGGCGAGTCCCGAACAGTTGTGGAAGGTGATCGAAGGTATCGGCGGCCGGAACGGCTGGTACTCCTGGCGGCTCGGCTGGTGGGCCCGCGGCCTGCTGGACCGGCTGTTCGGCGGCCCCGGTCTGCGCCGCGGCCGGCGGAATCCACGCGACCTGTCCGTCGGCGATCCGCTCGACTGGTGGCGGGTCGAGGAGATCGAGGACCTCAAGCTCCTGCGGCTGCAGGCCGAGATGCGGCTACCGGGTCTGGCCTGGCTCGAGCTGATCGTCGACCAGGACGCGGCCGGCAACACGGTCTTCCGGCAACGCGCTCTGTTCCACCCGCACGGCCTGCCCGGCCACCTCTACTGGTGGGCGATCAAGCCCTTCCACGGCGTCATCTTCGGCGGCATGCAACGCAACATCGCTCACACCGTCGACACTGCCTGA